The proteins below are encoded in one region of Candidatus Moraniibacteriota bacterium:
- a CDS encoding UDP-glucose/GDP-mannose dehydrogenase family protein — translation MKVTFLGTGYVGLVSGACLAESGHEVICADIDKKKIAILKKGGIPIYEIGLEEIVKRNVEEGRLSFTSDLKKAIQESEVVFMAVGTPEDKVTGQADLQYVFAVAETFGKHLNGFKLFVDKSTVPVGTAEKVEAIIKKASNGAHPFEVVSNPEFLREGAAVKDFLNPDRVVVGTKSEKARKMMEQIYRPIARNGRPVLFTDVRSAEIIKYAANAFLAMKITFINEVANFCDVSGGNVKEVAKGLGYDSRIGERFLYAGIGYGGSCFPKDVKAFLETGREYNSPFQIIETVNDVNVSQRIKPFVKLQEVFGKKLKDKTIAVWGLAFKPRTDDIREAPGIENIKLFLEAGCKVRTFDPVAMPNTKKVLAHKNLTYTKKALDALKGVDALVIATEWDEFRVVDYKNMKKLMKGNIIYDGRNVLERSEAEAAGFTYFGIGV, via the coding sequence ATGAAAGTTACTTTTCTCGGTACTGGATATGTCGGACTCGTCTCGGGTGCTTGTCTCGCAGAGAGTGGACACGAAGTCATCTGTGCAGATATTGATAAGAAGAAGATAGCTATCTTGAAAAAGGGTGGTATCCCTATCTATGAAATCGGTCTCGAAGAAATCGTGAAGCGTAATGTTGAAGAAGGTCGCCTCTCGTTCACTTCCGATTTGAAGAAAGCCATCCAAGAATCCGAAGTGGTTTTCATGGCTGTTGGTACTCCAGAAGACAAAGTGACGGGTCAAGCAGATCTGCAGTACGTGTTTGCTGTTGCAGAGACCTTCGGAAAACATCTTAATGGATTCAAACTTTTTGTTGACAAATCGACTGTACCAGTCGGAACGGCCGAAAAAGTAGAGGCGATTATCAAGAAGGCTTCGAATGGAGCGCATCCATTCGAAGTGGTATCAAATCCTGAATTTCTCCGTGAAGGAGCTGCTGTGAAAGATTTCCTCAATCCTGATCGTGTCGTCGTCGGAACGAAGTCCGAGAAAGCTCGCAAGATGATGGAGCAGATTTATCGCCCTATCGCTCGCAATGGTCGCCCAGTGCTTTTCACTGATGTACGCAGTGCAGAAATCATCAAATACGCTGCCAACGCATTTCTCGCAATGAAGATTACCTTCATCAATGAAGTAGCAAACTTCTGTGACGTCTCTGGTGGTAATGTGAAAGAAGTCGCCAAAGGACTCGGTTATGATTCTCGTATTGGAGAACGATTTCTCTATGCTGGTATCGGTTATGGTGGATCGTGTTTTCCGAAAGATGTGAAGGCATTTCTCGAAACAGGACGTGAATACAATTCACCATTTCAGATTATCGAAACCGTAAACGATGTGAATGTTTCTCAACGTATCAAGCCATTCGTCAAACTCCAAGAAGTTTTCGGAAAGAAACTGAAAGATAAAACAATCGCTGTCTGGGGACTCGCTTTCAAACCGCGCACCGATGATATCCGTGAAGCTCCTGGTATCGAAAATATCAAACTGTTTCTCGAAGCAGGATGCAAAGTACGGACATTCGATCCTGTCGCAATGCCCAATACCAAGAAGGTACTCGCGCACAAGAATCTCACCTATACTAAGAAAGCGCTTGATGCATTGAAGGGTGTCGATGCACTCGTGATCGCTACCGAATGGGATGAATTCCGTGTAGTGGATTACAAGAATATGAAGAAATTGATGAAGGGCAATATCATCTATGATGGACGCAATGTCCTCGAACGATCCGAAGCCGAAGCTGCCGGATTCACGTATTTTGGTATTGGAGTTTAG
- a CDS encoding four helix bundle protein codes for MEEGKGTSITYKKEVILRMETEKIKSFTDLNAWKEGHKLVLSVYSLTKKFPKEEIFALSNQMRRCVVSITSNIAEGFSRQSAKEKVQFYCIAQGSVTELQNQLLISRDVGFISQEEFSRSANISVDVHKLISGLMRSAQNRVRNT; via the coding sequence ATGGAAGAGGGGAAGGGAACAAGTATCACGTATAAAAAAGAAGTCATATTGCGTATGGAGACGGAGAAAATAAAATCGTTTACTGATTTGAATGCATGGAAAGAAGGGCATAAGCTAGTCCTCTCGGTTTATTCTCTAACGAAGAAATTTCCTAAAGAAGAAATTTTTGCTCTTTCGAATCAGATGCGACGGTGTGTTGTCTCAATTACTTCAAATATCGCAGAGGGTTTTAGTCGGCAGAGTGCGAAAGAAAAAGTTCAGTTTTACTGTATAGCACAAGGTTCTGTAACAGAGCTTCAGAACCAACTTCTCATTTCTCGAGATGTTGGATTTATCTCACAAGAAGAATTTTCTCGTTCGGCAAATATTTCCGTAGATGTACACAAGCTTATTTCCGGATTGATGCGAAGTGCACAGAACCGTGTTCGCAATACATGA
- a CDS encoding glycosyltransferase family 4 protein, translating to MKILFLNYEYPPLGGGAGNATAYLFKEYAGIPDLEVHLVTSSADETLHHISVGKNITVHAIPIGKNGKNIHHQSEKDLLTYAWKGYRFADTLLAEGHFDAIHAFFTVPCGYMAMKLSKKHGVPYIVSLRGADVPGYSERFTLLYSLLRPLTRTIWARASNVVSNSSGLRTLALETNSFQEISIIPNGINIAEFKPDTEKEIDGYVRILCVSRLTPRKGINYLIEAMQILLTEDNERKIELWIAGEGDATELLKQQAKELRIEKNVKFFGLVKHDDLARYYKMADIFCLPSLNEGMSNTMLEALASGMPIVATVTGGTEELVGDGENGFYVEQKSSKDLAEKLEKLIGNDDMRKRFGTASRVRAEQMSWQNVAQAYYEMYQKARKE from the coding sequence ATGAAAATATTGTTTCTCAATTATGAATATCCTCCACTCGGAGGTGGAGCGGGCAATGCGACAGCGTATCTCTTCAAGGAATATGCTGGTATTCCAGACCTCGAGGTACATCTCGTGACCTCGTCTGCAGATGAGACTCTGCATCATATCTCTGTCGGAAAAAATATCACTGTGCATGCCATACCGATCGGTAAGAATGGCAAAAACATTCATCATCAATCAGAAAAAGATCTCCTCACATACGCGTGGAAAGGATATCGTTTCGCAGACACCCTCCTCGCAGAGGGTCATTTTGACGCTATTCATGCGTTTTTCACCGTACCATGTGGCTATATGGCGATGAAACTTTCGAAGAAGCATGGTGTTCCGTATATCGTGTCGCTTCGCGGGGCCGATGTGCCGGGATACAGTGAGCGTTTTACACTGCTCTATTCGCTTCTACGGCCACTGACGCGTACCATATGGGCTCGAGCCTCAAACGTCGTATCGAACAGCTCCGGACTCCGTACACTGGCTCTGGAAACGAATTCTTTCCAAGAAATATCTATCATCCCCAATGGTATCAATATCGCAGAGTTCAAGCCTGATACAGAAAAAGAAATTGATGGTTACGTGAGAATACTCTGTGTCTCGCGTCTCACTCCACGCAAGGGTATCAACTATCTCATCGAGGCGATGCAGATACTTCTCACAGAGGATAATGAAAGAAAAATCGAACTCTGGATTGCAGGGGAAGGTGATGCGACCGAATTACTCAAACAACAGGCGAAAGAATTGCGCATCGAAAAGAATGTGAAGTTTTTCGGTCTTGTGAAACATGATGATTTGGCAAGATATTACAAAATGGCTGATATATTCTGCCTGCCATCGCTCAATGAAGGGATGAGTAATACGATGCTCGAAGCCCTCGCCTCAGGGATGCCTATTGTCGCGACAGTGACAGGGGGAACAGAAGAATTGGTCGGAGACGGAGAGAATGGGTTTTATGTGGAACAAAAATCCTCGAAAGATTTGGCAGAAAAATTGGAAAAGCTCATAGGAAATGATGATATGCGAAAACGATTTGGTACGGCGAGCCGGGTGCGTGCCGAGCAGATGAGTTGGCAAAACGTCGCACAGGCATATTACGAGATGTATCAGAAAGCGAGAAAGGAATAA
- a CDS encoding lysylphosphatidylglycerol synthase transmembrane domain-containing protein has protein sequence MKKRLLFVLKIVVTVGLIFWLIERVDWTSVLVKLREVSVPLLLLYVIFQLSGNLISAKKWQVIARFKGLTLSLKESFFTYMTGTFINNFLPSTIGGDTYRALWLAEKSGAKAASVSTVIFDRFIGLWTIALLALLSSPVLLPFASESPSLVITYIALVVFFAVDILITYIYCKEWFHLFVERLPFFKVRRFLQEIIFYTKKHIWLRTSLWSTLFIFVGLVLSNFTLFHALGSDVNILPFASAMFLVAIVASVPLSINNIGIKEWAYITFFGLIGVSIETAVTVALLSRFIQMILSFIALPHYLANREK, from the coding sequence ATGAAAAAAAGACTTTTGTTTGTGCTGAAAATAGTAGTGACGGTTGGGCTGATATTCTGGCTTATTGAGCGTGTCGACTGGACGAGCGTGCTCGTGAAACTCCGAGAAGTCTCAGTACCTCTTCTTTTGCTTTATGTCATATTTCAATTGTCAGGGAATCTCATTTCTGCAAAAAAATGGCAGGTGATCGCTCGCTTCAAGGGGCTAACGCTCTCTCTCAAAGAATCGTTCTTCACCTATATGACAGGGACGTTTATCAATAATTTTTTGCCATCGACAATTGGTGGGGATACCTATCGAGCGTTGTGGCTTGCAGAAAAATCTGGTGCGAAAGCCGCTTCTGTTTCTACGGTGATATTTGATCGATTCATCGGTCTTTGGACGATAGCGCTCCTCGCACTCCTCTCGAGTCCAGTACTCTTGCCTTTTGCTTCCGAGAGTCCGTCGCTTGTCATCACTTATATCGCTCTTGTTGTTTTCTTTGCTGTCGATATTCTCATCACGTATATTTATTGCAAAGAGTGGTTCCACCTATTCGTGGAGCGTCTGCCATTTTTCAAAGTGCGTCGGTTTCTTCAGGAGATTATTTTCTATACCAAAAAACATATTTGGCTTCGTACGAGTCTCTGGTCGACACTCTTCATTTTTGTTGGACTCGTACTCTCAAACTTCACACTGTTTCATGCACTCGGGAGTGATGTCAACATCCTTCCTTTCGCAAGCGCGATGTTCCTCGTCGCTATCGTTGCATCCGTGCCACTCTCGATCAATAATATCGGTATCAAAGAATGGGCGTATATCACATTCTTTGGTCTCATCGGAGTGAGTATCGAAACAGCTGTGACGGTCGCTCTCCTCTCACGTTTCATCCAGATGATCCTCTCGTTTATCGCACTGCCACACTACCTCGCCAATCGTGAGAAGTAA
- a CDS encoding glycosyltransferase family 39 protein: MTSKEIIEFGKKRKFHIALIIIFGIGFFLRTYHFGDWLHFETDQVDDFLITSPAVQSGIGNLKLLGPRAGAEELRIGPAYYYIEYLGGRIFANTPSGHAMPNLILALASLPLFFVFARIYFSHLISLSLLALYSTSFYMIQYARFSWNPNVLPFFILAMFYLLLRSISVEEKNRNIFFILSLVLLSIISQLHFNGLFIIVPTYILFLLIKRPHFPLRTVIYAILFSVLIYSPLIVHEIKYDWSNSKLFIEKISGSSKEKKNISEKIVQNFRYNSGEFFLILTGEDRINTSRPNGYSLGLFCKTCKEDFFWRLSALLFYMISILLIVWNFFIKKRSIQKDFLIISGLWLFIGSLYFISLTLKKLYIYPRFYLVLAPLAFIFLGLIFEQINFKKKILNGALVIIATLLIVGINLTKISDSFLQLNNSEEIMIEVETEDVFPNYYRTPFFIHQKITDYIEQKVPNKDAKIFISSESEYEPTYWIFLQGKGYDYLNKFDKKQLSRDGEYFSIQMSTDKKKNDLSQFIDLFDVMEIKSFGIMNVIYLKPKINILYSIDSKIEAQKTRQAETIRNMHSWKDLLDE; encoded by the coding sequence ATGACTTCAAAAGAAATTATTGAGTTTGGTAAAAAAAGAAAATTTCATATCGCACTGATTATTATTTTTGGTATAGGATTTTTTTTACGCACCTATCATTTCGGAGATTGGCTTCATTTTGAGACAGATCAGGTCGATGATTTTCTCATTACATCGCCAGCAGTCCAAAGTGGAATTGGGAACTTAAAACTCCTTGGACCAAGAGCTGGGGCAGAGGAACTGCGTATAGGACCAGCATATTACTACATTGAATACCTTGGTGGAAGAATTTTTGCAAATACGCCATCAGGACATGCGATGCCCAACCTTATCCTTGCGCTTGCATCCTTGCCGTTATTTTTCGTTTTTGCACGTATATATTTTTCTCACCTCATATCATTGTCACTATTAGCTCTCTATTCCACTTCGTTTTACATGATCCAATACGCTCGTTTTTCTTGGAACCCAAATGTCTTGCCATTTTTTATTTTAGCAATGTTTTATTTATTATTGAGGAGTATTTCTGTAGAAGAGAAAAATCGAAATATTTTTTTTATACTTTCATTGGTACTTCTCTCAATAATAAGTCAACTGCACTTCAATGGATTATTTATAATAGTTCCAACATATATCCTTTTTCTCTTGATTAAACGTCCTCATTTCCCATTAAGAACGGTAATATATGCGATTTTATTTTCAGTTCTTATTTACTCCCCTCTCATCGTACATGAAATTAAATATGATTGGTCTAATTCAAAATTATTTATTGAAAAAATTTCTGGATCAAGTAAAGAAAAAAAGAATATTTCTGAAAAAATAGTACAGAATTTCCGATATAATTCGGGAGAATTTTTTCTTATCCTAACGGGTGAAGATAGAATAAATACAAGTAGACCAAATGGATATTCGCTTGGGCTGTTTTGCAAAACATGTAAAGAAGATTTCTTCTGGAGACTCTCTGCGTTACTTTTTTACATGATTTCGATTTTGCTTATTGTGTGGAATTTTTTTATTAAAAAAAGATCTATACAGAAAGACTTTTTGATAATTTCTGGACTGTGGCTATTCATTGGAAGTCTTTATTTTATATCTCTAACATTAAAAAAACTCTACATATATCCAAGATTTTATCTCGTACTTGCCCCCCTTGCATTTATATTTTTAGGGCTGATATTTGAACAAATAAACTTCAAAAAGAAAATATTGAACGGTGCTCTTGTTATTATTGCTACGCTATTGATTGTAGGAATAAACTTAACAAAAATTTCAGATAGTTTCTTACAACTCAATAATTCAGAAGAAATAATGATCGAAGTTGAAACTGAGGATGTTTTTCCGAATTATTATAGAACCCCATTCTTCATACACCAGAAAATTACAGATTATATAGAGCAGAAAGTCCCGAATAAAGATGCAAAAATTTTCATTTCATCAGAATCTGAGTATGAACCGACATATTGGATATTCCTTCAAGGAAAAGGATACGACTACCTCAACAAGTTCGATAAGAAACAACTATCTAGAGACGGGGAATATTTTTCAATACAGATGAGTACGGATAAAAAAAAGAATGACCTGTCCCAATTTATTGATTTATTTGATGTTATGGAAATTAAATCTTTTGGAATTATGAATGTCATCTATTTGAAACCAAAAATTAACATCCTCTACAGCATTGATTCAAAAATAGAAGCACAGAAAACAAGGCAAGCTGAAACTATTAGAAACATGCATTCATGGAAAGATCTTCTTGACGAATAG
- a CDS encoding glycosyltransferase family 39 protein codes for MYTLFNGRENRFYSSVSALCAFWMFLFIIAQSKKNISFSFFTNNDPFYFGFVALTVLSLGGIAYFSSQLDWKKQLTTFLLIWLPGVLTLLYGMNTSRSFHYIFDIALGTYGILSGILISTFFINKEHSSCTDRDTEALSCKQWFIAQGLPILLLIIIATGMFFVFGLSRLTQYAAVDEPLWIDGRIAKYWKNIGERDWRGTGISDKPGITVALVTGPGTLFKSTNEYKTIHSEGEVFNLKKGVESYYFAFRFPILLFVTLMLPFFYFFLERLLGRRRALFSFVFIALSPILVGMTKIVNPDSLLWVFSPLSLLSYFVFLKRGSFRYLIFSGIFLGLALLTKYVANILFVFFLGLIFLDYLYHPKNTLIPFAMYLKKSLSHFALLTFSALTTFFILFPAVWVKPSKLLTSTLFSQAFEKVAPIFLVLIALILIDQWLNKSRFTSIILDFLKRIRHELALFIGGIFFLSVIATLWNTWSGMTLYPFMDLLASPKTISGKSDLIGAFLTNFYPMIFGVTPIVFLSLLIAPLFFLKKQWTESVALRTSFYLIIFVLLYYFGTTVNHVAAIVRYQIIIFPLVAIIAGITLEHFLILIHKRFSVKEMPTPVFIASFVLFFGGLTLFTTPFSLSYASMFLPNKYSTDMKDMGAGSYEVARYLNTLPKAENMLIWTDKEGVCKFFIGRCMSSLNYDRLHTEGLDYIVVSSGRQSRTTKMMSGDIITNEPGLIRFDQYYTKKNPIFEIDINNRPSQFVKVFRFEQ; via the coding sequence ATGTACACTCTTTTCAATGGCAGAGAAAATCGTTTCTACAGTAGTGTATCTGCGCTCTGCGCATTCTGGATGTTTCTCTTCATCATCGCGCAATCCAAAAAAAATATATCGTTTTCTTTTTTTACCAACAATGATCCATTCTATTTCGGCTTCGTAGCTTTGACAGTGCTTTCTCTTGGAGGTATTGCTTACTTTTCTTCTCAACTCGATTGGAAGAAGCAACTCACTACCTTTCTCCTTATCTGGCTTCCTGGTGTACTGACACTTCTCTACGGGATGAATACGTCACGTTCTTTCCATTATATATTCGATATTGCTCTCGGTACGTATGGCATCCTTTCAGGTATACTGATATCTACCTTTTTTATCAACAAAGAACACTCTTCATGTACTGACAGAGATACAGAGGCTCTCTCGTGCAAGCAATGGTTCATTGCCCAAGGATTACCAATACTTCTTCTCATAATCATCGCTACAGGGATGTTTTTTGTTTTCGGTTTGTCTCGATTGACACAGTACGCAGCAGTCGATGAACCGCTCTGGATCGACGGTCGTATCGCTAAATACTGGAAAAATATCGGTGAACGAGACTGGAGAGGTACTGGTATCAGTGACAAACCAGGCATCACTGTAGCTCTCGTTACAGGACCAGGCACACTTTTCAAATCTACCAATGAATACAAAACCATTCATTCAGAAGGCGAAGTATTCAACCTCAAAAAAGGTGTCGAGAGTTATTATTTCGCATTCCGTTTCCCTATTCTCCTATTCGTCACACTGATGTTACCCTTCTTTTATTTCTTTCTCGAGCGACTCCTCGGGAGGAGACGAGCACTTTTTAGTTTTGTTTTCATCGCCCTTTCTCCTATTCTGGTCGGGATGACCAAAATAGTGAATCCTGATTCGCTTCTCTGGGTTTTCTCTCCACTGTCTCTCCTCTCCTATTTCGTCTTCCTGAAACGAGGGTCTTTTCGTTACCTCATCTTTTCTGGCATCTTCCTCGGTCTCGCACTCCTCACCAAATACGTCGCCAATATCCTCTTTGTTTTTTTCCTTGGGCTCATCTTCCTCGACTATCTCTATCATCCCAAAAACACTCTCATCCCCTTTGCCATGTACCTGAAGAAATCACTCAGTCACTTTGCTCTTCTTACCTTCTCAGCATTGACTACTTTCTTCATTCTCTTCCCTGCTGTCTGGGTCAAGCCAAGCAAACTCCTCACCTCGACCCTCTTCAGTCAGGCCTTCGAAAAAGTTGCACCTATTTTTCTCGTTCTTATTGCTCTCATCCTGATCGACCAATGGCTGAATAAATCTCGTTTTACCAGTATCATTCTTGATTTCTTGAAAAGAATCAGACACGAACTCGCACTTTTCATCGGCGGAATTTTTTTCCTCTCTGTCATTGCTACCCTCTGGAACACCTGGTCTGGTATGACGCTTTACCCTTTTATGGATCTCCTCGCTTCACCCAAGACCATTTCTGGGAAAAGTGACCTTATTGGTGCCTTTTTGACGAATTTTTACCCGATGATTTTTGGTGTCACGCCGATTGTTTTTCTTTCATTACTCATTGCCCCACTCTTTTTTCTGAAAAAACAGTGGACAGAATCCGTCGCTCTCCGCACCTCTTTTTATCTCATCATTTTTGTCTTACTCTATTATTTCGGTACGACTGTCAACCACGTCGCCGCTATCGTCCGTTATCAGATCATTATTTTCCCTCTCGTGGCGATCATTGCGGGTATCACACTCGAGCATTTCCTCATCCTCATCCACAAGCGATTCTCTGTGAAAGAAATGCCGACACCAGTTTTCATCGCATCCTTTGTTCTTTTCTTCGGAGGACTGACACTTTTCACAACACCGTTCTCTCTCAGTTACGCATCAATGTTCCTCCCGAACAAGTATAGTACGGATATGAAAGATATGGGTGCAGGAAGCTATGAAGTCGCCAGATATTTGAATACACTCCCCAAAGCTGAAAATATGCTTATCTGGACCGACAAGGAGGGTGTTTGCAAATTCTTCATTGGTCGCTGTATGAGCAGTCTCAATTATGACCGACTCCACACAGAAGGGCTTGATTACATTGTTGTTTCTTCGGGTCGGCAGAGTCGCACGACCAAGATGATGAGTGGTGATATCATAACAAACGAACCAGGTCTCATCCGTTTCGACCAATACTACACGAAGAAAAATCCAATTTTTGAAATCGATATCAACAATCGACCCTCGCAATTTGTCAAAGTATTTCGTTTTGAACAATAA